The Desulfosporosinus acidiphilus SJ4 genome has a window encoding:
- the rfbB gene encoding dTDP-glucose 4,6-dehydratase, translating into MKIIVTGGAGFIGSNFVYFELQENPEDQIICLDSLTYAGNLSTLEEAMNNPNFKFVKADISDRKAIFKIFEEERPDIVVNFAAESHVDRSIENPGIFLETNVIGTGVLMDACRKYGITRFHQVSTDEVYGDLPLDRPDLFFTEDTPLYTSSPYSSSKAGADLLVLAYYRTYKLPVSITRCSNNYGPYHFPEKLIPLMISRALADQSLPVYGKGENVRDWLYVRDHCSAIDQVMRKGRLGEVYNIGGHNERTNLEVVKTILRELDKPESLITFVTDRPGHDMRYAIDPTKIYNELGWFPETKFEDGIRKTIQWYLDNKKWWEEILSGEYTKYLGNTYGNKIVS; encoded by the coding sequence GTGAAAATTATTGTAACCGGGGGAGCAGGTTTTATTGGCTCCAATTTCGTTTACTTTGAATTACAAGAGAACCCAGAGGACCAAATCATTTGTCTCGATAGTCTAACATACGCCGGAAACCTTTCAACACTTGAAGAGGCTATGAATAATCCCAATTTTAAGTTTGTTAAGGCGGATATTTCTGATCGAAAAGCTATTTTTAAGATATTTGAAGAAGAACGTCCGGACATTGTAGTCAATTTTGCGGCCGAGAGTCATGTGGATAGAAGTATAGAAAATCCAGGTATTTTCCTTGAGACTAACGTGATCGGTACTGGAGTTCTAATGGATGCATGCAGGAAATATGGTATTACTCGTTTCCATCAAGTTTCTACGGACGAAGTATACGGCGACCTTCCATTAGATCGTCCTGATCTATTCTTTACTGAGGATACCCCACTTTATACAAGTAGCCCTTATAGCTCTAGTAAAGCTGGTGCAGATTTATTGGTACTTGCCTACTATAGAACATATAAACTGCCTGTATCGATTACACGATGTTCAAACAATTATGGGCCATACCATTTTCCGGAGAAGTTGATACCTCTTATGATTAGCCGAGCTTTAGCTGATCAATCTTTACCTGTTTATGGTAAAGGCGAGAATGTAAGAGACTGGCTCTATGTGAGGGATCATTGCTCAGCAATAGATCAGGTAATGAGGAAAGGCCGCTTGGGCGAAGTCTATAATATTGGTGGGCATAATGAAAGAACTAATCTCGAGGTAGTAAAAACTATTCTTCGTGAGTTAGACAAGCCTGAAAGTCTAATAACATTTGTTACTGACCGTCCAGGTCATGATATGCGTTATGCTATCGATCCCACCAAAATCTATAATGAGCTCGGTTGGTTTCCCGAAACAAAATTTGAGGATGGTATCAGAAAGACTATTCAGTGGTATTTAGATAATAAGAAGTGGTGGGAAGAAATTCTCTCCGGGGAGTATACTAAGTACCTTGGGAATACGTATGGTAACAAAATAGTTAGTTAA
- the rfbD gene encoding dTDP-4-dehydrorhamnose reductase, whose protein sequence is MKILVTGAKGQLGFDVVNEIKNRGYTAIGVDIQEMDITDSESVEKIIEEANPNAVIHCAAWTEVDAAEDNIEKCRLANATGTENIVKICKKLDIKMLYLSTDYVFNGQGTRPWLPDDERNPLNVYGQTKYEGEVVVESNLSKYFIVRIAWVFGVNGKNFVKTMLNLGKTNTHLNIVDDQIGSPTYTFDLARLLIDMVETEKYGRYHATNEGFCSWYEFACKIFRQAAEIDPIYKNISIDPVDSSTYPAKAKRPSNSRMSKKKLTDNGFDRLPSWQDALSRYLKEIKL, encoded by the coding sequence ATGAAAATACTTGTTACCGGTGCAAAGGGACAACTCGGTTTTGATGTCGTTAATGAAATAAAAAATCGAGGCTACACGGCAATTGGTGTTGATATTCAGGAGATGGATATCACGGATTCGGAATCCGTGGAAAAAATAATTGAGGAGGCCAACCCTAATGCAGTAATCCATTGTGCTGCATGGACAGAGGTAGATGCGGCAGAGGATAATATAGAAAAATGCAGACTTGCTAATGCGACTGGGACAGAAAACATTGTAAAGATCTGCAAAAAACTCGATATTAAGATGTTATATTTATCTACAGACTATGTTTTTAACGGGCAGGGCACTAGACCATGGCTTCCAGATGATGAACGAAATCCACTTAATGTATATGGACAAACGAAGTATGAAGGCGAGGTCGTAGTAGAAAGTAATTTATCAAAATACTTCATCGTTCGTATTGCATGGGTATTTGGTGTTAATGGCAAGAACTTTGTTAAAACAATGTTAAATCTAGGTAAGACGAACACTCATCTTAATATTGTAGATGATCAGATTGGTTCTCCTACTTATACATTCGATCTTGCTCGTCTTCTGATTGATATGGTTGAGACTGAAAAATATGGTCGTTATCATGCCACGAATGAAGGCTTTTGTTCTTGGTATGAGTTTGCCTGTAAAATTTTTAGACAGGCAGCAGAAATAGACCCTATCTACAAGAATATTTCGATTGATCCAGTAGATAGTAGCACTTATCCAGCAAAGGCAAAAAGACCTTCTAACAGCCGGATGAGTAAGAAGAAGTTAACTGATAATGGGTTCGATAGATTGCCTTCATGGCAGGATGCGTTGAGCCGTTATCTAAAAGAAATAAAGTTGTAA
- a CDS encoding glycosyltransferase — translation MKVFAVIVAYNSPLDLMELIKALTNQTYKINKLIVLDNSTETKGQNEEVVLNSTLNIEYVDMKGNCGSAKGFSKGMQMAYCQGADYIWLLDQDGIPYNDCLEQLAANISKAEIVCPIVLDQEMNEQGFFRMRISIFGKFYYVCSKSKDFFIDSFGTNGVLISRKVLGVIGFYDYIHFFVGGEDIEYSLRAKKYGFTIFVVNNAKIVHPNLEHKHSLNLNQWKRHARKLGINRLLPNNFGHIKNDVKNNNGIICFTYIMGKYFSWYQIIYYFIFLFIVLLMKKITNKEIHALNTLSANITGFGMGLKERKLTNSNQRFKM, via the coding sequence GTGAAAGTCTTTGCGGTCATCGTTGCATATAATTCACCTTTAGATTTAATGGAATTAATAAAAGCTTTAACAAATCAAACTTATAAGATAAATAAGTTAATTGTTTTAGATAATAGCACAGAAACAAAGGGACAAAATGAGGAAGTTGTTTTGAATAGTACATTAAATATTGAATATGTCGATATGAAGGGTAACTGTGGTTCTGCAAAAGGTTTTTCAAAAGGCATGCAAATGGCTTATTGCCAAGGGGCTGATTATATCTGGTTACTGGATCAAGATGGTATTCCCTATAACGATTGTTTAGAGCAATTAGCTGCTAACATATCTAAAGCAGAAATTGTTTGCCCCATAGTTCTGGATCAAGAAATGAACGAACAGGGTTTTTTTAGAATGAGAATAAGTATTTTTGGAAAGTTTTATTACGTTTGCTCTAAATCAAAGGATTTTTTTATCGATTCATTTGGAACTAATGGTGTTCTCATTTCGAGGAAAGTCCTCGGGGTTATTGGGTTTTATGATTATATACATTTTTTTGTTGGAGGCGAAGATATAGAGTATTCCCTGCGAGCAAAAAAATATGGCTTTACAATATTTGTAGTAAATAATGCTAAGATTGTTCATCCGAATTTGGAACATAAACATTCTTTGAACTTAAATCAATGGAAAAGGCATGCGAGGAAATTAGGAATTAATCGATTACTACCAAACAATTTCGGTCACATAAAAAATGATGTTAAAAATAATAATGGTATAATATGCTTTACATATATAATGGGAAAGTACTTTTCTTGGTATCAAATAATCTATTATTTTATTTTTTTATTCATAGTACTTTTAATGAAGAAAATTACAAATAAAGAGATCCACGCTCTAAATACTTTGTCTGCTAATATCACTGGGTTTGGAATGGGATTGAAAGAACGTAAACTGACTAATTCTAATCAGAGGTTTAAAATGTGA
- a CDS encoding glycosyltransferase, translating into MKILMQSRSNLLSTKGGDTIQILKTKEYLEKYNVHVDLSLSIFEDVRKYDIVHLFNLTRVQETYLQLLNAKKYNKPVILSTIYWPTDELELKGQFKLRKTLNKILGVNRYETIKMNVKYIKEEKKLPPLKMVLKTYSCIQEKILESADWLLPNSVLEIKELNKKFGRNLTNYNVVVNAIDTTQLNCEPSLNKSKAKLDYENTILCVGRIEPRKNQLNLVRALYNTNYKLYIVGDAAPNHKKYYQMVVNNANNNTVFLSHVSYDKVYEMYLKAKVHVLPSWYETPGLVSLEAASCGCNIVVTNRGTTIDYFGDMAYYCEPEDPQSIFLAVKQAVIEKNNPRLKERVKNFYTWENAAKQTIVGYQNLLNNYNKNG; encoded by the coding sequence ATGAAGATTTTGATGCAATCGAGATCAAATTTACTTTCGACTAAGGGCGGAGATACGATTCAAATTTTAAAAACAAAAGAGTACTTAGAAAAATACAATGTTCACGTTGATTTATCATTAAGTATTTTTGAAGATGTTAGAAAATATGATATTGTGCATCTTTTTAATTTGACAAGGGTTCAGGAAACTTATCTTCAATTACTAAATGCAAAAAAATATAATAAACCAGTAATTCTTTCAACAATTTATTGGCCTACAGATGAACTCGAATTGAAAGGTCAATTTAAACTAAGAAAAACATTGAATAAAATCTTAGGAGTTAATCGTTATGAAACTATAAAAATGAACGTTAAATATATAAAAGAAGAAAAGAAACTTCCGCCTTTAAAAATGGTTTTAAAGACATATTCCTGCATCCAAGAAAAAATTTTAGAATCGGCTGACTGGTTACTGCCGAATTCTGTGTTAGAGATTAAAGAACTAAACAAAAAATTCGGACGCAATTTGACGAATTATAATGTCGTGGTAAATGCTATTGATACAACTCAGCTGAATTGTGAGCCCTCACTTAATAAATCAAAGGCTAAATTAGATTATGAAAATACCATTTTATGCGTTGGACGTATTGAGCCTCGAAAAAACCAATTGAACTTAGTTAGGGCATTATATAACACGAACTACAAGTTGTATATCGTTGGAGACGCTGCACCAAATCACAAGAAATATTATCAAATGGTAGTTAATAACGCAAATAATAATACAGTATTTTTAAGTCACGTCTCTTATGATAAAGTCTATGAGATGTATTTAAAAGCAAAAGTTCATGTCTTACCAAGCTGGTACGAAACGCCCGGTCTAGTAAGTTTAGAAGCAGCTTCTTGTGGATGTAATATTGTAGTAACGAACAGGGGAACAACAATCGACTATTTTGGAGACATGGCTTACTATTGTGAACCTGAAGATCCTCAGTCAATATTTTTAGCTGTTAAGCAAGCAGTTATTGAAAAAAATAATCCAAGACTAAAAGAACGGGTAAAGAATTTTTATACATGGGAAAATGCTGCGAAACAAACTATAGTAGGCTACCAAAATCTTCTTAACAACTATAATAAAAACGGATAA
- a CDS encoding glycosyltransferase family 4 protein gives MKIGFITTNNPIDKTSASGTIYTIFHLLKNKYNIEWIGPANISIIQFSLLIKKYFVIKVLKRKYMISHTHFFSRNLGRIYTKLIKEGDYDIIIAPFASSEIAYVETNVPIIYLSDATFQIMLNYYHSFENLIKSNIISGNDIESNALHKSKRIVLSSKWAADSSNAQYNVAGNKVRILKFGPNLEKIPTKEEIVWEKQLNTINLLFVGVDWERKGGGIALETLKTLNERGINTNLIIVGCNPHILDDKVNIIPFLNKNNNKDFEKLYKLFLESSFLILPTRAECSAIVYCEASAFALPILTTNTGGVGSYVEDNVNGFKFELKAKGLDYANKIQYLYNNPFIYSQLMYSTREKYERELNWDKWLEQFEKVIKEALNN, from the coding sequence ATGAAAATTGGATTTATAACTACGAATAATCCTATTGATAAAACAAGCGCATCTGGAACAATTTATACTATTTTTCATTTACTTAAAAATAAATACAATATTGAATGGATTGGACCTGCTAATATATCTATTATTCAATTTTCATTGTTAATTAAAAAATATTTTGTTATAAAAGTCCTCAAAAGGAAATACATGATTAGTCATACTCACTTTTTTTCACGGAATTTAGGGAGGATTTATACAAAGTTAATAAAAGAAGGAGATTATGATATTATAATTGCTCCCTTTGCGTCTTCAGAAATTGCTTATGTTGAGACAAACGTGCCAATTATTTACTTAAGTGATGCTACATTTCAAATAATGCTAAATTATTATCATTCTTTTGAGAACTTGATCAAATCGAATATAATATCTGGAAACGATATTGAGTCTAATGCTTTGCATAAATCTAAACGAATTGTTCTTTCATCTAAATGGGCCGCTGATTCTTCAAATGCACAGTATAATGTAGCTGGAAATAAAGTTAGAATCTTAAAATTTGGACCAAATTTAGAAAAAATACCTACAAAAGAGGAAATTGTATGGGAAAAGCAATTAAATACCATAAATTTGTTATTTGTAGGGGTGGATTGGGAAAGAAAAGGTGGTGGTATAGCCTTAGAAACTTTAAAAACACTAAATGAAAGAGGAATAAATACTAACTTGATTATTGTTGGATGCAATCCCCATATTTTGGATGATAAGGTAAATATTATTCCCTTTCTAAATAAAAATAATAATAAAGACTTTGAAAAGTTATATAAATTATTTTTGGAAAGTAGTTTCCTTATTTTACCTACTCGAGCGGAGTGTTCAGCAATTGTATATTGTGAGGCAAGCGCTTTTGCACTACCAATTTTAACTACTAATACTGGGGGGGTAGGTAGTTATGTTGAAGATAATGTTAATGGTTTCAAGTTCGAATTAAAAGCTAAAGGATTAGATTATGCCAATAAAATTCAATATTTATATAATAATCCATTTATTTATTCGCAACTGATGTATTCAACTAGGGAAAAATATGAGAGAGAATTGAACTGGGATAAGTGGTTGGAACAATTTGAAAAGGTTATTAAAGAGGCTCTTAATAATTAA
- the cps2T gene encoding beta 1-4 rhamnosyltransferase Cps2T produces the protein MTEIEKQHVFIIGSKGIPARYGGFETFVEKLTLYQKSPDIQYHVSCLVDDNEKLRTFSHNGAKCFDIKGYNIGPAKAIFYDVESLKYCLAYIKSNKIQHPIIYVLACRIGPFIGYYKAKIEKLGGRLYVNPDGHEWKRAKWNALVRRYWRISEMLMVKYSDVLICDSKNIQKYIKTRYKKFNPNTTFIAYGSETTKSKLMDDDQKVVAWYQNKNVRPHEYYLVVGRFVPENNYETIIREFMRSNTDKDIVIITEIRNNPFYDKLKLATGFENDKRIKFVGTVYEQQLLTKIRENAYGYIHGHEVGGTNPSLLEALGSTDLNLLLDVGFNREVGEDGAIYWMKEDMSLAKLIDVADKMSPKETHELSTLARKRINDCYGWEYIIERYESIFFSYFIQRDEVTKNGNSTSSIKLQ, from the coding sequence ATGACCGAAATAGAAAAACAACACGTTTTTATTATAGGCTCAAAGGGAATTCCGGCTAGGTACGGCGGATTTGAAACCTTTGTAGAAAAGCTTACTCTTTATCAAAAATCTCCTGATATTCAGTATCACGTTTCGTGTCTTGTGGATGATAATGAGAAATTGCGTACGTTTTCCCATAATGGTGCAAAATGTTTTGATATTAAAGGTTATAATATAGGACCAGCCAAAGCAATTTTTTATGATGTGGAGTCTTTGAAGTATTGTTTAGCGTATATCAAGTCTAACAAAATTCAGCACCCAATTATTTATGTGCTTGCTTGCCGTATCGGTCCTTTCATTGGGTATTATAAGGCGAAGATTGAAAAACTTGGCGGGCGACTTTATGTTAATCCCGATGGGCATGAATGGAAAAGGGCTAAGTGGAATGCACTAGTCAGGAGGTATTGGAGAATTTCGGAAATGCTAATGGTAAAGTATTCGGATGTTTTAATTTGTGACAGTAAGAATATTCAAAAGTATATTAAGACACGGTATAAAAAATTCAATCCGAACACAACTTTTATTGCTTATGGATCAGAAACTACTAAGTCAAAATTAATGGATGACGATCAAAAAGTTGTGGCTTGGTATCAAAACAAGAATGTCAGACCTCATGAGTACTATCTTGTTGTCGGAAGATTTGTACCGGAAAACAATTATGAGACAATCATTCGAGAGTTTATGAGATCGAACACAGATAAAGATATTGTTATAATTACTGAAATTAGAAATAATCCTTTTTATGATAAACTTAAATTAGCAACTGGGTTTGAAAACGATAAAAGAATCAAATTTGTTGGTACAGTATATGAACAGCAATTACTCACGAAAATTAGAGAAAATGCTTATGGTTATATTCACGGTCATGAAGTGGGAGGAACTAATCCAAGCTTATTGGAAGCTCTTGGCAGCACAGATCTGAACTTATTACTGGATGTAGGATTTAATCGGGAAGTCGGTGAAGATGGGGCTATTTATTGGATGAAGGAAGATATGAGTCTTGCTAAATTAATCGATGTAGCAGACAAAATGAGTCCTAAAGAAACTCATGAATTGAGCACGCTTGCGAGAAAGAGAATCAATGACTGTTATGGTTGGGAATACATTATTGAAAGATATGAAAGTATATTTTTTTCTTACTTTATACAAAGAGATGAAGTGACAAAAAATGGAAATAGCACTAGTAGTATTAAATTACAATGA
- a CDS encoding glycosyltransferase: MEIALVVLNYNDLDTTRNFINSVKDYDSFFKIIVVDNCSTDNSFSVLMQSKSQKIDIIKTERNGGYAYGNNFGIKYALRNFGISYFIIANPDVHFDNKIINEMIKVYNEIEKVGIVAPRMISEQNGTLESWKLPTFFDTIKSLFFLNRFFQRENKKARKTSKYILVEVLPGSFFMISTEAIKNINYFDERTFLYMEENVLGYRLKQHGYKNVLIPDITYYHSHSVSINRNLNLIKKYKTLINSTRIYNNYYLKINFLQKLLFHLFAELSIIEKHIFLKVLEIKNDLYR, translated from the coding sequence ATGGAAATAGCACTAGTAGTATTAAATTACAATGACTTAGACACGACTAGAAACTTTATAAACTCAGTTAAAGACTATGATTCATTTTTTAAAATTATTGTTGTTGATAACTGTTCAACTGATAATTCCTTTTCAGTATTAATGCAATCAAAGTCTCAAAAAATAGATATTATCAAAACAGAAAGAAATGGCGGCTATGCGTATGGAAATAATTTTGGAATAAAATACGCCTTAAGGAATTTCGGTATAAGTTACTTTATTATTGCTAATCCTGATGTACACTTTGACAATAAAATTATAAACGAAATGATAAAAGTTTATAATGAAATTGAAAAGGTCGGCATAGTAGCGCCTAGGATGATTAGTGAGCAGAATGGAACTTTGGAATCCTGGAAATTGCCTACTTTTTTTGATACAATTAAATCTTTGTTTTTCCTAAATAGATTTTTCCAAAGAGAGAATAAGAAAGCTAGGAAAACTAGTAAATACATTTTGGTTGAAGTTTTGCCAGGTTCATTTTTTATGATTAGTACCGAAGCTATTAAAAATATTAATTATTTTGACGAAAGAACTTTTTTATATATGGAAGAAAATGTTTTAGGTTATAGATTGAAACAACATGGTTATAAGAATGTGCTTATTCCTGATATTACTTACTATCATAGCCACTCTGTATCAATAAATAGGAATTTGAATTTGATAAAAAAATACAAAACATTAATAAATAGTACAAGGATATACAATAATTACTATCTTAAAATAAACTTTTTGCAAAAATTACTTTTTCATCTGTTTGCTGAATTAAGTATAATTGAAAAACATATTTTTCTAAAAGTCTTGGAGATTAAAAATGATCTATATAGATAA
- a CDS encoding sulfotransferase, with translation MNFLAPVIILGMHRSGTTMLTKHLETLGLFVGCKKEENCESVFFLKLNSWILSECCASWDNPGYFTKCISSNVNIKRELIKVTTYHLSSLRAIEYMGLRHYLRYGNISKLSIPWGWKDPRNTFTVEFWKEIFPSAKIVHIYRNPIDTAESLRKRELTIRKEFKHSLKTYIKQALLLGKTNILESMRVAEIHGGVGLWKEYICQASLMEERFSSDWMSIQYEDYVERPEYYLNSLSDFIGTDFDRGKLRNIVDTTQLSRKYAFLNDKELVNVYKQLKDDVVVKRLGYGNLF, from the coding sequence ATGAATTTTTTAGCTCCCGTTATTATTCTTGGAATGCATCGGTCTGGTACCACTATGCTAACAAAACATCTTGAAACTTTAGGATTATTTGTAGGTTGCAAAAAAGAAGAGAACTGCGAATCTGTGTTTTTTTTAAAGTTAAATTCGTGGATTTTATCGGAGTGTTGCGCTAGCTGGGACAATCCGGGTTATTTTACTAAATGCATAAGTTCAAATGTCAATATTAAACGAGAGCTAATTAAAGTTACTACATACCATTTGTCATCACTCCGTGCAATTGAATACATGGGCCTCCGTCATTATCTAAGATATGGGAATATCAGTAAGCTTAGTATACCGTGGGGATGGAAGGACCCGAGGAATACCTTTACCGTTGAATTTTGGAAGGAGATATTTCCGTCAGCTAAAATAGTCCATATCTATAGAAATCCGATTGATACAGCGGAGAGCCTCCGAAAAAGGGAATTAACAATAAGAAAAGAATTTAAACATTCATTAAAAACATATATCAAACAAGCACTTTTACTAGGTAAAACGAACATTCTTGAATCCATGAGAGTAGCAGAGATTCATGGGGGAGTTGGGTTATGGAAGGAATACATTTGTCAGGCTTCCTTGATGGAAGAGAGATTTTCCTCTGATTGGATGAGCATTCAATACGAGGATTATGTGGAACGACCTGAATATTACTTAAACAGCTTATCAGATTTTATTGGAACAGACTTTGATCGTGGCAAGCTAAGGAATATCGTAGATACTACGCAATTATCCCGGAAATACGCTTTTTTAAATGACAAAGAACTTGTTAATGTATACAAACAGCTTAAGGACG
- the rfbC gene encoding dTDP-4-dehydrorhamnose 3,5-epimerase, with protein sequence MGQIKVSTCPIEGLYIIEPAVHGDSRGYFMETYNQKDMHEAGLDMVFVQDNQSMSVKGVLRGLHYQKHFPQGKLVRVIRGSVFDVAVDLRHNSATYGIWYGVELTAENKKQFYISEGFAHGFLVLSDEAEFCYKVTDFYHPGDECGLAWNDPEIGIKWPILEGIELIMSEKDQKWLGLTDMIKF encoded by the coding sequence ATGGGACAGATAAAAGTAAGCACATGTCCGATTGAGGGACTATATATAATAGAGCCTGCTGTTCATGGAGACAGTAGAGGGTACTTTATGGAAACATATAATCAGAAGGATATGCATGAAGCAGGATTAGACATGGTATTTGTTCAGGATAACCAGTCAATGTCTGTAAAAGGAGTTCTGCGTGGTCTACATTACCAGAAACATTTTCCTCAGGGCAAGTTGGTTCGTGTAATTCGAGGTTCTGTTTTTGATGTTGCTGTCGATCTGAGACACAATTCGGCAACGTATGGTATATGGTACGGTGTGGAGTTGACAGCGGAAAACAAGAAGCAGTTCTATATCAGTGAGGGGTTTGCGCATGGTTTTTTGGTTCTATCCGATGAAGCAGAATTCTGTTATAAGGTTACTGATTTTTATCATCCGGGTGATGAGTGCGGTTTAGCTTGGAATGATCCTGAAATTGGAATTAAGTGGCCGATCCTCGAGGGCATAGAACTCATAATGAGTGAAAAGGATCAAAAGTGGCTGGGATTAACGGATATGATAAAGTTCTGA
- a CDS encoding O-antigen ligase family protein, translating to MIYIDKRKTEQNVIYLIFFSFYFFSYKINFFVMLLVSLILLIRNKFKIQKKMFALLLPNILLLIIGLINSMNNQNYYIQHDIFYFANPIIILMTGFMLTKKINDVETVTKIIINIAIIISLIHIGKFIYKPSVLGDYNSIREYGGLDSYIEVIAISLIFNSKNLYNKILKRIIIFILLCSIISYLSRVVFGVSIILVFFLIFNRSKKKFKSLIFLLTTLIILGSFSIFLTGMKESPVFVFYNKIANSINEISPSDYSDIAEINKNWRGYEAYRTKEMFENGTITKKLFGYGLGSLVDLGINIDLNGQVYDEVVITHNGYYMILIKTGLFGLLMFFLFLYRFNDFLKEVEHVQYNAFVKIIRALLVSITFLTLVVTGIYSQTGCFEILFTASLLSSVLFGIHNKMNISFHQISDLGETEHLSHASRAPISLKRTPNSVSDSCSRL from the coding sequence ATGATCTATATAGATAAAAGAAAAACGGAACAAAATGTAATATATTTAATATTCTTTAGTTTTTATTTCTTTTCATATAAAATTAACTTTTTTGTAATGTTATTAGTTAGTCTGATTTTATTAATAAGAAATAAATTTAAAATTCAAAAGAAAATGTTTGCTTTATTATTACCTAATATACTCTTATTAATAATCGGTTTAATAAATAGTATGAATAATCAAAACTATTATATTCAACATGATATTTTTTATTTTGCAAATCCAATAATTATTCTCATGACTGGTTTTATGTTAACCAAAAAAATAAATGACGTAGAAACTGTAACCAAAATAATAATCAATATTGCAATAATTATTTCTTTAATTCATATTGGTAAATTTATATATAAACCTTCAGTTTTAGGTGATTATAATAGTATAAGAGAATATGGTGGTCTAGATAGTTATATAGAAGTAATTGCTATAAGTTTAATTTTTAATAGTAAAAATTTATACAACAAAATATTAAAAAGAATTATTATATTTATATTATTATGTTCTATAATTTCATACTTATCTAGAGTTGTATTTGGAGTATCAATAATTCTTGTCTTTTTCTTGATTTTTAACAGAAGTAAAAAAAAATTTAAATCGCTAATTTTTTTATTAACGACTTTAATCATTTTAGGTTCATTTTCTATATTTTTAACAGGTATGAAAGAATCTCCAGTATTTGTGTTTTATAATAAAATTGCTAACTCTATTAATGAAATAAGCCCTTCTGATTATTCTGATATTGCCGAGATTAATAAAAATTGGCGGGGATATGAAGCATATAGGACTAAAGAAATGTTCGAAAACGGAACTATAACTAAGAAGTTATTTGGATATGGTTTAGGATCTTTGGTCGATTTAGGCATAAATATAGATTTAAATGGTCAGGTTTATGATGAAGTGGTTATAACACATAATGGATATTATATGATTTTAATAAAGACTGGGCTATTTGGATTGTTAATGTTTTTTTTATTTTTATATAGATTTAATGATTTTTTAAAAGAAGTAGAACATGTACAATATAATGCTTTTGTTAAAATAATAAGAGCGCTTTTAGTATCCATTACATTTTTGACACTGGTAGTAACTGGTATCTATAGTCAAACTGGATGCTTCGAAATACTTTTTACAGCAAGTTTGTTAAGTAGCGTTTTATTTGGAATCCATAATAAAATGAATATTTCGTTTCACCAGATCAGTGATCTCGGTGAAACTGAGCATTTGTCACACGCAAGCAGAGCACCTATATCGCTCAAAAGAACACCTAATTCGGTCAGTGATTCGTGTTCTAGGCTATAG